CTAATTGGTTTAAAGGGTTGTTAGATGAAAAGCCGGAGAAAGTAATAATATTCATACCTATCGACCTTGCATAATTTGCAGCATTAATAATGTTCTTTGAAGTTCCACTGGAACTTATTAAGATTGCGGTATCACCCTGTGTAGCATACGATTCCAACGCTTTTGCAACCCAGTCTTCATACCCATAATCATTTGCGTATGCGGTAATCAAGCTCGCTTCGTTAAAGCTAAAGGTCTTTATCTTGGCTTGCTTTGTGAAGTCTAATGCACAATGGCCGGCAATAGCGGCACTAGCACCATTGCCCTGAATAAATGAAGTTCCACCTTTTCTTGATGAATCGACAAGTAGCGTTTTTGCCGCCATCAACCTTTCGAACAGTGAATCATCGAATAAAAGATCTTCATACTGCTTATAATATGATTTCAAAAAATCAACCATTTTTCCCTTCCCTGTATATTTCATCAATGAGCGTCATAATATGTAAAGCATCATCAGAATTTCCATTCTCGATTGGTGTATTATTTTCTATCGCCTTAAAGAAATGATCGACCTCATTTCGCCAGGACTGGTTTGTCTGAAAAGTAATCTTTTCTTCATCCTCCCATGTCGCAGCTGG
The genomic region above belongs to Sediminispirochaeta bajacaliforniensis DSM 16054 and contains:
- a CDS encoding D-sedoheptulose-7-phosphate isomerase; translated protein: MVDFLKSYYKQYEDLLFDDSLFERLMAAKTLLVDSSRKGGTSFIQGNGASAAIAGHCALDFTKQAKIKTFSFNEASLITAYANDYGYEDWVAKALESYATQGDTAILISSSGTSKNIINAANYARSIGMNIITFSGFSSNNPLNQLGDLNFLVNSRSYNIIECIHMIWLTTIIDMIIGKSEYSVK